Sequence from the Candidatus Methylomirabilota bacterium genome:
CCTACGCCTATGGACAGCCAGATGAAGATAGCGATATTGACCTTTTGATCATCAAGGCGACGGAGGAGCGTTTTCCCGAGCGTCTAGACACGGTACGGCGTGCCGCCACTGGAGCGCACTGGCGCATCCCCTTCGAACCCATCGTTCTGACGCCCGAGGAGGTCGCGCAACGGCTAAAGGCCGGGGATCAGTTCGTGGCTGAGATCCTCCAAAAGGGTAAGGTGCTCCATGCCGCGTGAGGAGTCCCGTTATCCGGACGATTGGCTTCGCATTGCCGAGAAGGATCTTACCCGGACAGAGCGTTCGCTGGACGATGAAGATCCTGAGTTGGCAGGTTTTTGCCTTCAACAGCCGATCCAGGAGGCGATATTGAGGCACACCAGACCTTAAAGAAGCAGTAGAGTTGCACTGGAGCGTCTCGAAGAAGAATTATCTCGCCACCATGGGCGCAAGGGAGTATCGTTTGTCCCGTGAACATTATCGATAGCACAACTCGTCACGACGCTTCTACTACCAGCAATAAGTCCTTTGCGCTCAGAACGATCAGCAGCTGGAAATGAAGGCTACGTACCTGCGTGAAAAGCTTGGCATTGACAACACGCCAACTAAGTTCGTGACCATCCTCGGAAACCATATCGCAACATTGCTGGAGGTCAGGGTTCAATGAGCAGAAAATACAAACAACCCCCTATCATCGAGGCTGTCTGCGAGTTTCGCTTTGAATCCGGATCTCCCTGGGACCTGGCTGTCCCTGGTCTCCTGTACGAGAAATTGCGCGACAGTTTTCCGATACGGCGTCCGACCAAGGCATTTGAGGCCACGGTTGCAGCAGGAGCTGAGGGCATCCAGCAACATGTCCTGCAAAGAGATCAATCACGATTTCTACGGACTGACGAAAGAGCCCTTATCCAGATCGGTCCGCACTTATTGGCTATTAATCACCTAAAACCGTATCCCTCGTGGGCGGTATTCCGGTCGATGATTCGCAAGGCCCTTGACGCATATCGAGAGGTCGCCGACCCGAAAGGGTTTCAGCGAATTGGCCTCCGGTACATCAACCGATTTGACTTCTCTGACACCCGAGCGCAGTTGGAGCGTTTCTTTGAGTTCTATCCCTCCGTTGGCCAACAACTGCTGGACTACACTGACTTCATTATGGGTATACAGGTTCCTTTTGAGGATGGGAGGGACATCTTGCGTTTGCAGATGACCAGTGCTGTTCCAGACAAACCTGATTCCGTATCCGTTGTACTCGACCTGGACTACTTTCTCGGGCGACCGGGGAAGGTGACCTTTGGTGATGAGTTCCAATGGCTCGAGCAAGCGCATAGCCGTATCGAGGCTACATTTGAAGGCTGCTTGAAGGAGACTCTCCGGCAGCAATTCGAGGAGGTCACACAATAGATGGGCGTTCTTGCGGCAACCCCAGATCGCCCAGATCGCCAGGTAAAGCTCCCCTGGGACTGGGAGAAGATGCCCCGACAGGTAGAGCCGCTTAAATCAATCACCAAAGGACTCTGGTCAATCGTATCAAGCGCCGTTACCATGCCTCTGCGCCAGCGGTTGGAGGGTGGATCGACCGACATCCTTATCGCGCAAGAAGAAGCAATTGAGTTGCTGGCCAGGCTTTATGAATTCGGTGATTACATTGCTGTCACCACATTTTTGCGACAGAACCCACGTCTCATTGGCTTGCTTCTGGAAGCCCATGAACGCATCGGGAAGGACTTTCCAGATGCACCGGTTGCATTAGAGCTGGTGACTGACCCAGAGGTCATAGAGGATCGTGAATTATTCACTTTCATTCGTACAGTTCTTCCACCAGACGAAGCGCTGAGGCGGCTAGAAGCGTTCGACGAAGAATGGTGGCTTGAGGCCTCTGATCTTGCGGAAGAGAAACTTTGCATACACGTGGAGTTTCTATGAGCTTTGACTGGGTGGAATATCTTTTCCTGGCCCACCAATTAACGGGGCAAGCAGTAAATCCAACAGATCATGAGGCTCGACTGCGCACTGCAGTCAGTCGGGCTTATTACGCTGCTTTTTGCAAGAGTCGAAACCATCTTCGAGATAGAGAAGGAAGCCGAATTCCGCATGGGGTCGAAGCTCATCAACATGTTCGGGATGTCTTCAAAAGAAGTAATGATAGAGGTTGGAGACAAATCGGTCAGAATCTCGATCGTTTGCGGATTGACAGGAATAAGGTGGATTATGACGATTCTATCGCCGGACTAGATGCTATGACTTGCGCGGATCTTGTGCTGGCTGACAAAGTGATTGCTGCTCTTGGTAGGCTATAAAATTAAGGTGGATGAGATACGGTCGATCACAAGATCAAATCCGCCGTGTTGACCATTCACTTACCTTCTATCGTTTCTCTCCGGGCCATTCTTTACCCCCTTTAACCAATTCGGTGAGCCGCTTTCGCATATAGGCGTAGAGTGGGTCTTCTGGGCAGTAGTTGCGACCGCAGTTGTCTTTGTCGTCGCCATGGTCTTCGAGTGGGGGCTGGCGACATGCAAGTATCTTTTGCGGCGCATTACTGCCGAATGAAGTCTGCTCAACGGGAGCAAGAAGCCGCTTGGATCAAACTTCGAGGGGGATGACAATGGCATACGTCGTCCTGGAACAGTGTGCACATCCGTCTTGACCGTGTGGGCAGTCTTGGGCTAAAAGCTGACTATGGAGCTGTGCCGGTATCTGTTTAGACGATTTAAGGAAGCCGGGGTGCGGCATGTCTTCGGCTTGCCGGGCGATTTCTTTCTACCCTTCTTCCGAGCCTTGGAGGAGGAGCCGGGGATCGAGCCGGTGATCCTCACCCATGAGCCGGCCGTAGGGTACGCCGCAG
This genomic interval carries:
- a CDS encoding TIGR04255 family protein; translation: MSRKYKQPPIIEAVCEFRFESGSPWDLAVPGLLYEKLRDSFPIRRPTKAFEATVAAGAEGIQQHVLQRDQSRFLRTDERALIQIGPHLLAINHLKPYPSWAVFRSMIRKALDAYREVADPKGFQRIGLRYINRFDFSDTRAQLERFFEFYPSVGQQLLDYTDFIMGIQVPFEDGRDILRLQMTSAVPDKPDSVSVVLDLDYFLGRPGKVTFGDEFQWLEQAHSRIEATFEGCLKETLRQQFEEVTQ
- a CDS encoding nucleotidyltransferase domain-containing protein; amino-acid sequence: MNGNASIRAVIQEIVRRLVAEYAPQKIILFGSYAYGQPDEDSDIDLLIIKATEERFPERLDTVRRAATGAHWRIPFEPIVLTPEEVAQRLKAGDQFVAEILQKGKVLHAA